From Halobacteriovorax sp. GB3, a single genomic window includes:
- a CDS encoding MATE family efflux transporter yields the protein MAKLTTGSEIKHMIHLSLPLMVGILAIFGFNLVDTFYVSQLGNKYLAAISFTFPVVSIMGSIAFGLGLGVTSLISRALGRGDQDKVQEYATDGLSLSFIIVTLLSFVGFFYIDPLFRLLGASEELLPLIREYMEIWFFSMMFIVIPMVGNGAIRATGNTKFPALVMIVAGLINFLLDPIFIFGLLGFPKMELQGAALATAFSRLATLIASLYFLHFKLGMLVSPFRSFKKTWENWKDILELGIPGAINNAVVPLSMALLTKMVASHGQDAVAGFGVATRIEGFIMIAIIGVAASLSPFIGQNWGAKEFGRIKKVMATSNLFTMIWSVFAFIVFLCFSGDILSSFSANKEVQDVAHFYLVIMILTFIFEGIMLNINSSFNAIGRPKVSLFLNFSRVGFVYVPMAYFLDQYYQVEGIFIAGAIANVTIGILAILVFRSKFFNSKTI from the coding sequence ATGGCCAAATTAACTACTGGTTCTGAAATTAAGCACATGATTCACTTAAGCTTGCCGCTTATGGTGGGGATTCTCGCTATCTTTGGTTTCAATCTCGTTGATACATTCTATGTTAGCCAGCTTGGTAATAAATATCTGGCGGCCATTTCATTTACTTTCCCCGTAGTTTCAATCATGGGAAGTATCGCTTTTGGTTTAGGGCTTGGAGTGACGAGCTTGATTTCAAGAGCTCTTGGTCGAGGTGATCAAGATAAGGTTCAAGAGTATGCAACGGATGGACTCTCTCTTTCATTTATTATTGTGACTCTTTTAAGTTTTGTAGGCTTCTTTTACATTGATCCACTTTTTAGATTACTTGGAGCTAGTGAGGAGTTACTACCGCTCATTCGTGAGTACATGGAGATTTGGTTTTTCTCCATGATGTTTATTGTTATCCCAATGGTTGGTAATGGCGCTATTCGTGCGACGGGAAATACTAAATTTCCAGCACTCGTTATGATTGTTGCCGGTCTTATCAACTTTCTTCTCGATCCCATATTCATCTTTGGACTCTTGGGATTTCCAAAGATGGAACTTCAGGGGGCGGCCCTTGCAACTGCCTTCTCTCGGCTTGCCACTTTAATTGCCTCTCTCTACTTTTTGCATTTTAAACTTGGCATGTTAGTTTCGCCCTTTCGAAGTTTCAAAAAGACATGGGAAAATTGGAAAGATATTTTAGAGCTTGGAATACCTGGAGCGATTAACAACGCTGTTGTTCCACTGTCTATGGCGCTTCTCACTAAAATGGTTGCTTCCCATGGGCAAGACGCTGTGGCAGGTTTTGGAGTGGCCACAAGAATTGAGGGCTTCATCATGATCGCCATCATTGGTGTTGCCGCAAGTTTATCACCTTTTATTGGACAAAATTGGGGGGCCAAAGAATTTGGTCGTATAAAAAAAGTCATGGCCACGTCAAATCTCTTCACGATGATTTGGTCAGTTTTTGCCTTTATCGTCTTTCTTTGCTTTTCTGGTGACATTCTCTCTTCATTTTCAGCAAATAAAGAAGTGCAAGACGTGGCCCACTTTTACTTGGTGATCATGATTCTCACATTCATCTTTGAGGGAATCATGCTCAATATCAACTCATCCTTTAATGCTATTGGAAGACCCAAAGTCTCGCTCTTTCTCAATTTCTCTCGCGTAGGATTTGTTTACGTGCCTATGGCCTATTTTCTCGACCAGTACTATCAAGTTGAGGGAATCTTCATCGCGGGGGCCATCGCTAACGTAACTATTGGAATTCTCGCCATTTTAGTCTTTCGTAGTAAATTTTTTAACAGTAAGACAATCTAG
- a CDS encoding protein kinase domain-containing protein: MDFNFPEGKILSKKYEIVQRLGGGLEGEVYLVRELGTGIERAAKFFYPSHDWNKRKIQSYAKKLHKLSSCNSLIKYVSKESMIYNGQEVTYLLSEFVEGSTLCQYMDLYYKKGLPFYQALHILYAVVKAVEEIHLKKEVHGDVHEENIIIQKSGLKYEIKLIDVFHQRRGAIQDDVIHMCQLLYYLVGGKKKYAKQPSIIKGICLGQKQTLIRKKFKNPTMLRIYLENTPWEEV, translated from the coding sequence ATGGACTTCAACTTTCCCGAAGGAAAAATTCTCTCTAAGAAATACGAAATTGTTCAACGTTTAGGTGGTGGACTAGAGGGCGAGGTTTATCTCGTACGAGAATTGGGAACGGGTATTGAACGTGCTGCAAAGTTTTTCTATCCAAGCCATGATTGGAATAAAAGAAAGATACAGTCCTATGCTAAAAAGCTACACAAACTTAGTAGCTGTAACTCACTCATTAAGTACGTTTCTAAAGAGTCGATGATCTATAATGGACAAGAAGTAACTTATCTTCTTTCTGAATTTGTTGAAGGGTCTACCCTTTGCCAATACATGGATCTCTACTATAAGAAAGGTCTGCCTTTTTACCAAGCACTTCACATTCTCTATGCAGTGGTAAAAGCGGTAGAGGAAATTCACTTGAAAAAAGAAGTACATGGAGATGTGCACGAAGAGAATATCATCATTCAAAAGTCGGGGCTGAAGTATGAGATTAAGCTCATTGATGTTTTTCATCAGCGCAGAGGTGCCATCCAGGATGATGTTATTCATATGTGTCAGCTACTTTATTATCTTGTTGGTGGGAAAAAGAAATACGCCAAACAGCCATCTATTATCAAAGGAATTTGTTTGGGGCAAAAGCAAACTTTGATTCGAAAGAAGTTTAAAAACCCAACAATGTTGAGGATTTACCTCGAAAATACTCCCTGGGAAGAAGTCTAG
- a CDS encoding UvrD-helicase domain-containing protein, with protein sequence MKAVTSKETLDYLTKIAKHFDNVVELIKTIPTMNFDALIQIEKSIEALRLEAKYCKSDDLPGIMDQLNTQHDLARKFSKALELPEISSPFFGHMQINQKGKLKDIYIGHKSFFHKTIPFKILDWKQAPMAKMYYQFDEGDEFDFDVENRTIEGEIVQKSVITIVDGKLYRIDRDGESYLLKDKNWCTLQASQIVLSGGEGSSYQDLSFGTGMTDFDSPDVISLLDKTQFEIVNKDAKSPLLIIGGAGSGKTTVSLFRIARLVEKKAFYPNEAAVLVPNEGLIRLSKSLLDKIGLEKVKVKTIEDLLSQLLFQNIKNLTKKIHDNTLLSVSLIKRNPLLLQAMKEYVKNENKKLSEKMRKYGVDVDFNKKPMDALDDAKIAVFELNDPIAKLNAKSILDKAFDIKNYYFNFLSSTFLYEYLLKNSEGKITKRMIEELKEYTQRQLSKLDEDREYYEREVDGKTKDRSYLDREDVALLLKCIDLKRGSLINQRTMRPFKHLFLDEAQELSAVELQVLSKIITDKGTFTVAGDAVQQIDPTMSFQSWENVLTNLGIDDHSGITKLNVSYRSPREIVDFAHTVLGPLAPSEKPQSNKSGAPVIKTQVQHLGHAAIVLSKSLDDLIKRESRASVAIICNKKETARALYQELDSLSQVRLVENADFSFKPGVDITTVDQIRGLEFDYVIIPDADRENYPEGPRARKRLHLAATRAIYQLWVLHPAQRTTLF encoded by the coding sequence TTGAAAGCTGTAACGAGTAAGGAAACTCTCGATTATTTAACAAAAATCGCCAAACATTTTGATAATGTTGTCGAACTTATAAAGACAATACCAACGATGAATTTCGATGCTCTTATACAAATTGAAAAGAGTATTGAGGCCCTGCGCTTAGAAGCAAAGTATTGTAAGTCAGATGACCTTCCTGGAATCATGGATCAATTGAATACTCAACATGATCTCGCACGCAAATTTTCAAAGGCCCTTGAATTACCTGAAATATCATCACCCTTTTTTGGTCATATGCAAATTAATCAAAAAGGTAAATTGAAAGATATCTATATTGGACATAAGTCTTTCTTTCATAAGACGATTCCCTTTAAAATTTTGGATTGGAAACAAGCTCCAATGGCCAAGATGTATTATCAATTTGATGAAGGGGATGAATTTGATTTCGATGTCGAAAATCGAACAATTGAAGGAGAGATCGTTCAAAAATCTGTGATTACGATTGTCGATGGTAAACTTTATCGAATCGATCGAGACGGGGAGAGTTATCTTTTAAAAGACAAAAATTGGTGTACTTTACAGGCCAGTCAGATCGTACTTTCTGGTGGAGAGGGAAGTTCTTACCAGGACCTAAGCTTTGGAACAGGGATGACCGACTTTGATTCTCCCGATGTTATTTCACTGCTTGATAAAACTCAGTTTGAAATTGTTAATAAGGATGCAAAAAGTCCTCTTCTTATTATTGGTGGAGCAGGAAGTGGAAAGACCACAGTCTCTCTCTTTAGAATTGCTCGTTTGGTTGAGAAGAAGGCGTTCTATCCCAATGAAGCTGCCGTGCTCGTTCCTAATGAAGGTCTGATTCGTCTCTCTAAGTCTCTTCTTGATAAGATAGGACTCGAAAAAGTTAAAGTGAAAACGATTGAGGATCTTTTATCACAATTACTATTTCAAAATATAAAGAATTTAACTAAGAAAATTCATGACAATACTCTTTTATCTGTTTCTCTCATAAAGAGAAATCCACTTCTATTGCAAGCAATGAAGGAGTATGTGAAAAATGAGAATAAAAAACTTTCTGAAAAGATGCGCAAGTATGGAGTGGATGTGGACTTCAATAAGAAGCCAATGGACGCTCTAGATGATGCTAAGATTGCTGTTTTCGAACTGAATGATCCTATTGCTAAATTGAATGCTAAGAGTATTCTTGATAAGGCCTTTGATATCAAGAACTATTATTTCAACTTTTTAAGTTCAACTTTTCTCTATGAATATCTTCTCAAGAACTCTGAAGGAAAAATAACAAAAAGGATGATTGAAGAGCTTAAGGAGTACACTCAGAGACAACTTTCTAAACTTGATGAAGATAGAGAGTACTATGAAAGAGAAGTCGATGGGAAAACAAAAGATCGCAGCTATCTCGATAGAGAAGATGTGGCGCTCTTGTTAAAGTGTATCGACCTTAAAAGAGGTTCTCTAATAAATCAAAGAACAATGCGTCCTTTCAAGCATCTCTTTTTAGATGAAGCGCAAGAATTAAGTGCAGTTGAATTACAAGTTCTTTCTAAGATCATTACTGATAAGGGAACATTCACTGTGGCAGGTGATGCTGTTCAACAGATTGATCCGACTATGAGCTTTCAATCTTGGGAAAATGTTCTGACAAATCTTGGTATTGATGATCACTCAGGAATTACAAAGTTAAATGTCTCGTATCGCTCTCCGCGTGAAATTGTAGACTTTGCTCATACAGTGCTAGGGCCGCTTGCTCCAAGTGAGAAACCCCAATCTAATAAATCAGGTGCTCCAGTTATTAAAACGCAAGTACAACACCTTGGTCATGCGGCCATCGTTCTTTCAAAATCTCTTGATGATCTCATTAAACGAGAGTCGAGAGCTTCTGTGGCAATAATTTGTAACAAGAAAGAAACAGCGCGAGCTCTATATCAAGAGCTTGACTCTCTTTCTCAAGTTAGGCTTGTCGAGAATGCTGATTTTAGTTTTAAACCAGGTGTCGATATTACGACGGTAGATCAGATTAGAGGTTTAGAATTTGATTATGTGATTATACCAGATGCAGATAGAGAGAATTATCCAGAAGGCCCTAGGGCGAGAAAGAGACTGCATCTCGCTGCGACTAGGGCCATTTATCAACTTTGGGTTCTTCATCCTGCCCAAAGAACGACTCTTTTCTAG
- a CDS encoding DEAD/DEAH box helicase family protein, whose amino-acid sequence MYTLRPYQEEAVQRTVSHFQKSLDPAVVVLPTGAGKSLVIAELARIARGRVLVLAHVKELVEQNHGKYESYDLKAGIYSAGLSRKDSKSKVIFGSIQSVARAKDDFFKDFSLLIIDECHRVSLESDTQYQKVISKLQENSKRLCILGLTATPYRLGMGWIYNYHYHGIQKSELECFFKRCVYELPLSYMIRHNYLTPPIKIDSPVACYDFSSLEVGAMGRFEPREIEEILFEQKRATPGIIAHIVEQAKDRKGVMIFTSTVRHAKEIMEYLPDDQSTLVVGETNLKEREEIISRFKRQEIKFLVNVSVLTTGFDAPHVDLIAILRPTESISLYQQIVGRGLRLFEGKKDCLILDYTGQDHDIFMPEVGETKPSGDSEIVQVLCPLCGHGNIFWGKTDETGAVLEHYGRKCQGAFEDEDTGEIEYCDFRYRFKECEQCGCENDIAARNCRQCQAVLVDPDKKLKEAMELKDAHVLRCDHMAISVGKDKNSRERLEIRYYDVDANYLSEFYLFESKSHKAAFFHTFTRYHLKNPGAKVFFNSASEVAKGIGLFRFPKFVIARKKERFWKVREKIF is encoded by the coding sequence GTGTATACTTTAAGACCATATCAAGAAGAAGCCGTTCAGCGAACGGTATCTCATTTTCAAAAATCACTTGATCCAGCTGTCGTCGTTTTGCCTACGGGAGCGGGAAAGAGTTTAGTAATCGCTGAATTAGCTCGCATTGCACGAGGTCGTGTTCTCGTTCTCGCACACGTTAAAGAACTTGTTGAACAAAATCATGGAAAATATGAAAGCTATGATTTGAAGGCCGGAATTTACTCCGCTGGTCTTTCGAGAAAAGATTCAAAATCAAAAGTTATATTTGGAAGCATTCAATCTGTTGCACGGGCCAAGGATGACTTTTTCAAAGACTTCAGTCTTCTGATTATTGATGAATGTCATCGCGTTTCTTTAGAGTCGGATACTCAGTATCAAAAAGTCATATCAAAGTTACAAGAAAATTCAAAAAGACTTTGTATCTTGGGACTAACGGCAACGCCCTACCGACTAGGAATGGGATGGATTTATAATTATCATTACCACGGTATACAAAAGAGTGAGTTAGAGTGCTTTTTTAAGCGTTGTGTTTATGAGCTTCCTTTAAGCTATATGATTCGCCACAATTATTTAACTCCTCCAATTAAAATAGATTCCCCTGTTGCCTGCTATGATTTTTCTAGCTTAGAAGTCGGTGCAATGGGACGCTTTGAACCTCGAGAAATTGAAGAAATTCTCTTTGAGCAAAAAAGGGCCACTCCCGGAATTATTGCTCATATCGTAGAACAGGCAAAAGATCGAAAAGGTGTGATGATTTTCACTTCTACTGTTCGCCATGCCAAAGAGATTATGGAGTATTTACCTGATGATCAATCGACTCTGGTTGTAGGGGAGACGAATTTAAAAGAGAGAGAAGAAATTATTTCTCGCTTTAAGCGACAAGAGATAAAGTTCTTAGTGAACGTTTCCGTTTTAACCACGGGCTTTGATGCTCCCCATGTGGATCTTATTGCGATTTTAAGACCAACGGAGTCTATTAGCTTGTATCAACAAATTGTGGGTCGTGGGCTTCGTTTATTTGAAGGGAAGAAAGACTGCCTTATTCTCGATTATACGGGACAAGATCACGATATTTTTATGCCTGAAGTAGGTGAGACGAAACCTTCTGGGGACAGTGAAATTGTTCAAGTTCTTTGTCCTCTTTGTGGTCATGGCAATATCTTCTGGGGCAAGACAGACGAAACGGGGGCGGTTTTAGAGCACTATGGTCGAAAATGCCAGGGGGCCTTTGAAGATGAAGACACTGGAGAAATAGAATATTGTGACTTTAGATACCGCTTTAAAGAATGTGAACAATGTGGATGTGAAAATGATATTGCCGCAAGAAATTGCAGACAATGCCAAGCTGTTCTCGTTGACCCTGATAAAAAGTTAAAAGAGGCCATGGAATTAAAAGATGCTCATGTCTTGAGATGTGACCATATGGCCATTAGTGTAGGAAAAGATAAGAACTCGCGTGAAAGACTTGAGATTCGCTATTATGATGTTGATGCGAATTATTTAAGTGAGTTCTATCTCTTTGAATCAAAATCACATAAGGCAGCTTTTTTTCATACTTTCACTCGTTATCATCTGAAAAATCCCGGGGCCAAAGTTTTCTTTAATTCAGCTTCTGAAGTTGCCAAGGGGATTGGTCTTTTTCGTTTTCCTAAATTTGTGATCGCCCGTAAGAAAGAGCGCTTTTGGAAGGTGCGCGAAAAGATTTTCTAA
- a CDS encoding LysR family transcriptional regulator, protein MEMIVLFIEQRREVFMDFNDAYFFLKILKYGSFTKASEALGVQKSKLSRRMTSLEDSLQVRLLNRTTRTLSLTEEGQAFYERIEPLIEGLEDAKDLVQSLHYEPQGKLRITSVIALGQFVSAEIIPQFLKLYPKINIELNLSTIKDDIISENYDLALRPAPLIEENSNLISKKVGTGKFVLVGNDEWLEKFQKATTLEEINNFPWIINSHALKKSKGAFQFAKDDVTVELRPKNIRLSVNNLTIIRNAVVQGLGIGYVPSFMFTDDIQKGTLKVLVKEYKGEEVPLYALYPSRDYLSPKTKAFLDFLEDKKDLFK, encoded by the coding sequence ATGGAAATGATTGTTCTATTTATAGAACAAAGAAGAGAGGTTTTCATGGACTTTAATGACGCTTATTTCTTCCTTAAGATATTGAAATATGGAAGTTTCACTAAAGCTTCTGAGGCCCTTGGCGTACAAAAATCAAAACTTTCAAGACGAATGACATCACTAGAGGACAGCCTTCAAGTTCGCCTACTCAATAGAACCACTCGAACTTTATCACTCACTGAAGAAGGACAGGCCTTTTACGAGAGAATTGAACCTCTCATCGAAGGTCTTGAAGATGCAAAAGATCTCGTTCAATCTCTGCACTATGAGCCGCAAGGAAAACTAAGAATTACCTCCGTCATCGCTCTTGGACAATTTGTCTCGGCCGAAATCATTCCTCAATTTTTAAAGCTCTACCCAAAGATCAATATAGAATTGAATCTCAGTACAATTAAAGATGACATTATTAGTGAGAACTATGATTTAGCTCTTCGACCTGCTCCACTCATTGAAGAAAATTCAAATCTTATTAGTAAAAAAGTTGGGACAGGAAAATTCGTTTTAGTTGGAAATGACGAGTGGCTTGAGAAGTTTCAAAAGGCCACAACACTTGAAGAGATTAATAACTTTCCATGGATCATTAACTCTCATGCTTTAAAAAAATCAAAAGGTGCTTTCCAATTTGCAAAAGATGATGTCACTGTTGAACTACGCCCAAAAAATATTCGTCTATCTGTAAATAACCTCACGATTATTAGAAATGCCGTCGTTCAAGGCCTAGGAATTGGTTATGTACCAAGCTTTATGTTTACAGATGATATTCAAAAGGGAACATTGAAAGTTCTTGTGAAAGAGTATAAAGGTGAAGAGGTTCCCCTCTACGCACTCTATCCATCGAGAGATTATCTCTCACCAAAGACAAAGGCCTTTCTCGACTTTTTAGAAGACAAGAAAGACCTTTTTAAATAA
- a CDS encoding CBS domain-containing protein, with amino-acid sequence MQELRATAYVTENLTFVEPEASVFKVYEMMKKNQIHHVPVIANGDAIGIISDRDLQFVTVWGNNDMSCKDIMTKDPLSVDTNTPVTLIAKLMLEKKINSILIHNESKKVVGIFTTSDALKLIGDLHVEEE; translated from the coding sequence ATGCAAGAACTAAGAGCAACGGCCTATGTCACAGAAAACTTAACTTTTGTTGAGCCAGAGGCCTCAGTTTTTAAAGTGTATGAAATGATGAAGAAAAACCAAATCCATCACGTTCCAGTAATCGCTAATGGTGATGCCATTGGTATTATCAGTGATCGAGACCTTCAATTTGTCACTGTTTGGGGAAATAATGACATGAGCTGTAAAGATATCATGACAAAAGATCCTCTATCAGTAGACACAAATACACCTGTAACTCTTATTGCCAAGCTCATGCTTGAAAAGAAAATCAACTCGATTCTTATTCACAATGAAAGTAAGAAAGTTGTTGGAATCTTCACAACAAGTGATGCTCTTAAATTGATCGGTGATCTTCACGTAGAAGAAGAGTAA
- a CDS encoding sensor histidine kinase → MNANLTKLGEFEEVEMEDLYKDRLWSSTKSYIFKTYFACCFFFVWAGILGDYNRHFYIGSADILTSLRVILLLISIGFFIRYKDEATRPRNLEYWLDSMKGLSTLVIILLTIWTKGTSLTLLPGIMMMVGSFFLILPGRAISSILCGVALFITFLFFQDPEKTFGPKIHLYMSFMLLAIEILLLFFKVKFEGTRRREYFTQLSLKEVNLAKDKILATLAHDIRNPLMTILLRAERSLKRNKDNESLMKDQTAIVSSVKKLDLLITDLTDWALTEMSPGELVKRKSCVSQTIVDAVDFVEEVAQNKKLTFNVDIVPFEFDHDQKMLTTCVRNLLSNAIKFSPSENEIFVRGNVNKSAYVIEVEDRGPGMNEKLVQQIVQGKNIVSLDGSLGERGTGLGMKLVHNIVSRHGGEIEILSSLGKGSTFRLIMPI, encoded by the coding sequence ATGAACGCAAATTTAACTAAGCTTGGAGAGTTTGAAGAAGTCGAGATGGAAGATCTCTATAAAGATCGACTATGGTCTTCAACGAAGTCTTATATTTTTAAGACTTACTTCGCTTGTTGTTTCTTCTTTGTTTGGGCCGGAATTCTCGGTGATTATAATCGCCACTTCTATATTGGTAGTGCCGATATCTTAACAAGCCTTCGCGTGATTCTCCTTCTTATCTCAATTGGCTTTTTCATTCGCTACAAAGATGAAGCAACGAGACCTAGGAATTTAGAGTATTGGCTCGATTCAATGAAAGGTCTTTCTACTTTAGTTATTATTCTCTTAACCATTTGGACAAAAGGAACAAGCTTAACCCTTCTTCCTGGTATCATGATGATGGTTGGTAGTTTTTTTCTCATCCTCCCTGGCAGGGCAATCTCTTCGATTCTTTGTGGTGTTGCTCTTTTTATAACATTTCTCTTCTTTCAAGATCCTGAAAAAACATTTGGTCCAAAGATTCATTTGTATATGTCCTTTATGCTTCTTGCCATTGAGATTTTACTCTTATTTTTTAAAGTTAAATTTGAAGGTACAAGAAGAAGAGAGTACTTCACTCAGCTTAGCCTGAAGGAAGTTAATCTTGCTAAGGATAAAATTCTCGCAACTCTCGCTCACGATATAAGAAACCCCTTAATGACGATTCTTTTAAGAGCAGAGAGATCTTTAAAAAGAAATAAAGACAACGAATCCCTCATGAAAGATCAAACTGCGATTGTATCCTCTGTAAAAAAATTAGATCTTCTTATAACTGACTTAACTGATTGGGCCTTAACAGAGATGAGCCCAGGGGAGCTTGTGAAGAGAAAGTCTTGTGTCTCTCAAACAATCGTTGATGCTGTCGACTTTGTCGAAGAAGTTGCCCAAAATAAGAAATTAACATTTAATGTTGATATCGTACCTTTTGAATTTGATCACGACCAAAAGATGCTGACGACTTGTGTGAGAAATCTTTTATCTAATGCAATTAAGTTCTCGCCCTCTGAAAATGAAATTTTCGTAAGAGGAAATGTGAACAAGAGTGCTTATGTTATAGAAGTTGAAGACCGTGGTCCAGGAATGAACGAGAAACTTGTTCAGCAAATCGTTCAAGGCAAGAATATCGTCAGTTTAGATGGTAGTTTAGGCGAAAGAGGTACTGGGCTTGGAATGAAACTCGTTCACAATATCGTTTCAAGACACGGTGGAGAAATTGAAATTCTGTCCTCTCTTGGTAAGGGAAGTACTTTTCGTCTGATCATGCCTATCTAA
- a CDS encoding YceI family protein, whose product MKNIFITLISLVSLSAFASNVDLKKSTFKWTGTKITGEKHFGKVPLKSADIKLKEDKLVGGSFEMDMTGITVEDIESKEWATKFVNHMKNEDFFVVNKYPTSKLVIKSVEGDKVKADMTLKGQTKPVEFTYKKDKKNFKGTLVFDRTKFGVKYGSGSFFKNLGDKVINDKVSVEFDVVLK is encoded by the coding sequence ATGAAAAACATCTTTATAACATTAATTTCTCTTGTTTCACTTTCTGCATTTGCTAGCAATGTAGATCTTAAAAAAAGTACATTCAAGTGGACGGGAACTAAGATCACTGGTGAGAAGCACTTTGGAAAAGTACCTCTTAAAAGCGCTGATATTAAGCTAAAAGAAGATAAGCTCGTCGGAGGTTCTTTTGAAATGGATATGACTGGAATTACTGTTGAAGATATCGAAAGTAAGGAATGGGCAACGAAGTTTGTTAATCACATGAAGAATGAAGATTTCTTCGTTGTAAATAAGTACCCAACATCTAAGCTTGTTATCAAGTCTGTTGAAGGTGATAAGGTAAAAGCTGATATGACTCTAAAGGGTCAAACTAAGCCAGTTGAATTTACTTATAAGAAAGATAAAAAGAACTTCAAAGGAACACTTGTTTTCGATAGAACTAAGTTTGGTGTTAAATATGGATCAGGCTCTTTCTTTAAAAACCTTGGTGACAAAGTTATCAATGATAAAGTTTCTGTTGAATTTGACGTAGTCCTAAAATAA